The Henckelia pumila isolate YLH828 chromosome 2, ASM3356847v2, whole genome shotgun sequence genome includes a window with the following:
- the LOC140882254 gene encoding type I inositol polyphosphate 5-phosphatase 4-like isoform X7 has protein sequence MIRRERDPGNANNIELRVFVIVGTWNVVGRSPTGSLAVDVDECMAESQGRTRYISIFQEIVPLTAKTVIGAEDPTEATNWNLLIGKTLNDKYGCPWSTPMIHPIKNEDYHYESISDSESSPSVSKQKEIHSWKMSDRDSIREAKWI, from the exons ATGATTCGTCGGGAGAGAGATCCAGGCAATGCAAACAATATCGAATTGAG GGTCTTCGTGATCGTCGGTACTTGGAATGTAGTGGGAAGGTCTCCTACGGGAAGTTTGGCTGTAGATGTGGATGAATGCATGGCTGAATCTCAAGGACGCACCAGATATATATCTAT ATTTCAAGAAATCGTGCCTCTAACAGCTAAAACTGTTATTGGAGCGGAAGATCCGACAGAAGCTACAAACTGGAATCTACTTATTGGCAAAACTCTTAACGATAAATATGGATGTCCGTGGTCAACCCCAATGATACATCCCATTAAAAATGAGGATTATCATTATGAAAGCATTTCTGATTCTGAAAGTAGTCCGAGTGTTAGCAAACAAAAAGAAATTCATTCCTGGAAAATGTCCGACAGGGATTCAATCCGGGAAGCAAAATGGATTTAG